GCGTTCTCGGATAGTGGGATCTTCCTGTGAAAGATCAAGGGCATTGACCAGTTTGTTGGAGGTCAGAATGTTGAAGACCTGCTGGTTCATGTCATCCATACCCTGCATCGATCCGCTGGCGTCTGCCTCGCGTTTAAATTGATCGAAGGTTGCCAGCAGTTGTTTCCGGTTGTTGAGCCGGGCTTCGTCGATGCCATTCAGCACCATGTTTTTGCTGGACGGTCCTGAGGGGCGAAATGCGGAGTGGCTGACTCCCAGAAAGCCGGGGAGACCGGGAGAACCGTAAGGCGGATGTCCCGTATTAGGAGCCAGGCCGACAAAGGGAGGTACAGCTGGATCAGCGGGGCCAGAGAGTTTGGAGACGACCGATCCAATCGAAGGCCAACCCCCGGCTGGTTGATTGCGGGTGGTTCGTCCGGTGTAACAGATAAAGGAATCGTGGGCACCGTTGGGGGAACCGTGTACCGAACGGAGTGGAATGATTTTATCGGCAATGTTTCCCAGGCGAGGTAGATGCTCGCAAATTTGGAAGCCGGGGACTTTTGTATTGATCGGACGAAACTCACCACGAATTTCCGAAGGAGCGTCCATTTTGAGGTCATACATGTCCTGATGCGAGGGGGCGCCACACATGTAAATCATGATGACGGCTTTGTGGCGTTTGCTTTTGCCGGATGCGGATTCTGCTTGCAGAAGTTGAGGCAGGCTGAGTCCTCCCAGACCCAATGCGCCGACTTTCAGGATTTCCCGTCGTGAAATGCGATCACAGAGCTTCGTTTCTGGTCCCCAGATAGACAGCATAGGTGTTCCCTTCTCAAGGAGTGGCAGGAGTTTAATGGAGATATCGGTTGGTGAGCTTTGCAGGAGTGAATTCAATGATAAAAAATCATTGATGTGATCAATTGTAGCATCTCATAAAGCAGAATTCCAAGTCCAAATTGACAAAGTCAGTTCTTGAATCAGGAAAAAAATGGGGACGCGTTTTATTCTGGGAAAAGGATTTGGAGCGGAAAATCTGGATCAATATTCATTCTTTCAGAAATTTTTCATACTCAGCGATAATTCAGTTAATCCGGTTAATTGGGCTAACAGGACAGTTTTTTATGTCTGCTGAGACTGTACCTATATTTTTGTTCGTAGCTGGATGGGAGCCGGGAAAAATATGCAAGTAGTTCTTTCTGCAATATTTAAAATTTTAAGATTAGTGATCAGAAATTCAAAAATGAATTGAAATTTGAATTGCTTGAGTGAAAATAAAAGGCGGTATCAAAATTTCAAATGCGTTTAGTAATAGGATAATTAAAAGCGTTTTCAATCGAGTGAGAATCTGGTCATCGCAGTTCGGGAGAACCACAGTGAATCCAACAAAGTCTGACTCCACACCCAAACATGCTCAATCGGAAGGAATTACTGGTTCAGAAAGTAATCTTGCACTTTCTGATATTCATTCTCGATTACCCGACCCGCAGAGAACATCCGGCAAAGCGACTGCTTTGGACCGATGGCTGATGCGAACCATGCTACAGAAGGCAGGTAATCCGGAAATCGAAGTGGTCTTATGGGATAACACCAGGATTACCACATCTCCCACTCCCCCTGCTGTGCGCGCCTTCATTCATCAGCGCAGCACACTGTATAAGATGTTGATTGATCCCAGTCTGGCTTTCGGAGATGGGTATTCTCAAGGGGGCGTTGAAGTGGAAGGTGGTTTGATCGCCTTTAATGAAGCCATTGACCAGTGCACTCATACAGCCGATACGAAATATTTTTACCGCGATGGGATACGAAGTTGCCTGGGATGGCTACAACGAAATACAATCGACGCGGCTCGCAGTAATATCCATCATCATTATGATATTGGAAATGATTTCTATAAACTCTGGCTCGATCAGCAATTGGCTTATACGTGTGCGTATTTTTCCGATCCGGAGATGTCACTGGAAGCGGCGCAGATCGCCAAAATGGATCATGTTTGCCGGAAAGTCGGTTTGAAACCAGGAGATACGGTTGTTGAAGCCGGTTGTGGCTGGGGCGCACTGGCATTGCATATGGCCAAATTTTATGGAGCGAAAGTCAAAGCTTTTAATATTTCACATGAACAGATTGTCTATGCCCGTGAACGTGCCAAACAGGAAGGGTTGGGTGATCAAGTTGAATTTGTAGAAGATGACTGGCGAAATATTACCGGTAGTTATGATTCCTTCGTGTCGGTGGGGATGCTGGAGCATGTCGGCCTGAAAAATTATGAAACTCTGGGCGAAGTGATCGCCCGCTGTCAGAGCCCCCGTGGTCGCGGTTTGATTCATTCGATTGGCTGTAACTCGCCGCGAATGCTGGATAGCTGGACTACCAAACGCATTTTTCCCGGGGCGCATGTTCCCAGTCTGAGCCAGATGATGCAGATTTTCGAGCCGCAGAAATTTTCAATTCTAGATGTCGAAAATATTCGCCTGCATTACGCGCTCACGTTGGAACACTGGCTGCAGCGTTATGAACAGAATATTGATCAGGTCCAGTCTATGTTTGATGAGGAATTCATTCGAACCTGGCGTCTTTATCTGGCAGCTTCTGTGGCTGCCTTTCGAGCCGGTTCTCTGCAGTTATTTCAGGTGGTCTTCACCAATGGGGGGAATAATGAAGTTCCCTGGACTCGTGCTGGCTTGTATCAGGCTGAGCCTTCACAGGTGGTGAGCGAATCATGATCGCACCAGAGAGTGAGACGTGTGATGTATTGATTGTGGGGGGCGGTCCTGGCGGCTCCTCTTGCGCCAGGGGCTTGCGTGATTCTGGCCTGGATGTGCTGGTCATGGATAAGGCAACGTTTCCACGTGATAAAGTCTGTGCGGGTTGGATTACGCCGCCGGTTGTGGATCTACTGGATCTGGATTTGGATGACTACAAACGAGAACATGCTCTGCAGCCGATCACGCGATTTCGAACCGGGATCATTGGCGGTCCTGCTATCGAGACCGAATACGACAAGACCGTCAGTTATGGCATCCGTCGATGTGAGTTCGATGACTACCTGCTCAAACGCTGTGGTGCCCGAACTCAACTGGGATCGCCTTTGAAAACAATGGAACGTTCTGAGAACGGCTGGCTGATTAATGGTTCCCTGCAGGCAAAACTGATTGTGGGGGCAGGAGGTCATTTCTGTCCGGTGGCCCGCAGATTGAATCAGGCGAACCCGTCGGAAAAATCAGTCGTGCTGGCACAGGAAACGGAATTTGAACTGACTCCCGAACAGCAGAGTCTTTGTCGTGTGAAACCGGATACACCCGAATTATACTTCTGTCGGGATTTAAAAGGATATGGCTGGTGTTTTTTAAAAGATGGTTTTTTAAATGTGGGTATAGGTCGCGAGGGAGAAAAACAACTGTCGGCGGTGCGTGATGAATTTACTGACTATCTCGATCGCGAGGGACGCGTGCCTAAGGAGATACTCGGGAAATTCAAAGGTCATGCTTATCGCCTGTATGGTTTGCAAAAACGGACGATCATTGACGATAGCGTCCTACTGGTGGGGGACGCAATCGGGATGGCGTCCCCGCAAAGTGGAGAAGGCATTCGTCCTGCCATTGAAACGGGATTGATCGCCGCTGATATGATTCGTGATTGCCAACGGGATTATTCAAAAGCTCGATTAGGTACTTATCAGGAGAAAGTTTTCGATCGGTTTGGGGAATGGTCAGACCATCCGGAAGCGAGTTTCATTCCAGCAGCTTTCCGTCAATTTCTGGGACGCCGATTGATGTCAACCCAATGGTTCACACGCATGGTACTCCTTGATCGCTGGTTCTTACAGCAGCATCTACTCCCTTTAGTTCATGGTTAACTCAGTTTTGACCACTCCAGTTCGATCCCCTGCTTTGAGAGTGTAGTCTGGAACTCTTGGAGCTGGCGTTGATCGTTGCGAATTTTACGCGGCGTTGTTTTATGTGAAATTGCGTGGGCACATAAGGCGCCAGCTGCTTCACCAATCGACCATTCCACAGGATGCAGACGGTAGCAGCCGTTGGAAATGTGCGTGGTACCGATGTTTTTGCAAGCGGGGATCAGATTTTCGACCCGCTGTGGAATCATTGCCCCCAATGGGATCTGAAACGGCACACTGCCCATATCGATGTAATTGTCGCCTCCCGTACTGGGGTGCAGGTCCAGATGGTAATAGCCGATGCCGACGGAATCAGCGAATGGTTTGGCGAGCAACGGTTTGTGATCCTTGCCCAGTTCTTTGAGTCGCTCGGTATAGGTCAGGTCTTGTTCTTTGATCGTGAGCTCGGCTTTGATACGACGGGACTCGCGAATATAAGGGTATTTTGCCAGGCCATCTTCGGTACCAACGATATCTTTGCGCAAACGCAGCCCTTTCCAACCTTGCTTGCCGTCCGGTCGGGGAGCTTCGGTCTGCAGCCAATACAGGAGCGACAGGCTGAGTTGTTTGGCAGCGTTGAGATGTTTCTCGCGTTCTGCTGGAGCGACATCAGTGATGTTACCCAGCATATAGTCATTCTGAGGCCAGTTGATGACGGTGATATCACTGGCGTAAGAGCCGGGTGTGAAATTGTTACGGTCGATCATCCGGCGGTAAAGCCAGAGATTCAGTGATTTGGTTTTGGGGGGTGCTGTCTCTTTACCACAGGGCACGAAGGAAAGTTCTTTGGGCTTCAACGTGCGTGGGTGGGAATAATAGAGCGAAAGGATCTTACCCGACCATGCGGGTGTTAATGGGGGAACATGATTTTTCCAGAAATCATACATCGCAGGGCGCTCAATTGTGTGGTCTTCCCCTTCCCGATGATCAATGGCAAAACAGTGCGTCATCGCCTGAATATTAGCAGGGTTGGTTTTTTCCGGTGCATGTGGTTCACCGGTTTCTGCCTGTGATTCGGCTCCCAGAACGTATTCCGTTCTGGTTAATGGTAGCAGGTCCCCTTCTTCGCTGGCATCGATGAAGTATCTGGCGTGCAGTGTGACCGGTTTATCTGATCCTAATGTCTGGCAGGTTACGGTTTCAATA
This window of the Gimesia fumaroli genome carries:
- a CDS encoding DUF1501 domain-containing protein, whose protein sequence is MLSIWGPETKLCDRISRREILKVGALGLGGLSLPQLLQAESASGKSKRHKAVIMIYMCGAPSHQDMYDLKMDAPSEIRGEFRPINTKVPGFQICEHLPRLGNIADKIIPLRSVHGSPNGAHDSFICYTGRTTRNQPAGGWPSIGSVVSKLSGPADPAVPPFVGLAPNTGHPPYGSPGLPGFLGVSHSAFRPSGPSSKNMVLNGIDEARLNNRKQLLATFDQFKREADASGSMQGMDDMNQQVFNILTSNKLVNALDLSQEDPTIRERYGKGDPKNYGDGAPRNLEHFLMARRLVEAGARIVTLNFGRWDFHSNNFGGLKETHLPQFDQGLATLIEDLHERGMADDVAVVAWGEFGRTPKINKDGGRDHWPAVGGGLLAGGGFKTGQVIGATDRMGAQIANRPIHFGEVFATLYRHLGIDFHGTTIADLAGRPQYLVDDYEPLHEVI
- a CDS encoding SAM-dependent methyltransferase, with product MNPTKSDSTPKHAQSEGITGSESNLALSDIHSRLPDPQRTSGKATALDRWLMRTMLQKAGNPEIEVVLWDNTRITTSPTPPAVRAFIHQRSTLYKMLIDPSLAFGDGYSQGGVEVEGGLIAFNEAIDQCTHTADTKYFYRDGIRSCLGWLQRNTIDAARSNIHHHYDIGNDFYKLWLDQQLAYTCAYFSDPEMSLEAAQIAKMDHVCRKVGLKPGDTVVEAGCGWGALALHMAKFYGAKVKAFNISHEQIVYARERAKQEGLGDQVEFVEDDWRNITGSYDSFVSVGMLEHVGLKNYETLGEVIARCQSPRGRGLIHSIGCNSPRMLDSWTTKRIFPGAHVPSLSQMMQIFEPQKFSILDVENIRLHYALTLEHWLQRYEQNIDQVQSMFDEEFIRTWRLYLAASVAAFRAGSLQLFQVVFTNGGNNEVPWTRAGLYQAEPSQVVSES
- a CDS encoding NAD(P)/FAD-dependent oxidoreductase; protein product: MIAPESETCDVLIVGGGPGGSSCARGLRDSGLDVLVMDKATFPRDKVCAGWITPPVVDLLDLDLDDYKREHALQPITRFRTGIIGGPAIETEYDKTVSYGIRRCEFDDYLLKRCGARTQLGSPLKTMERSENGWLINGSLQAKLIVGAGGHFCPVARRLNQANPSEKSVVLAQETEFELTPEQQSLCRVKPDTPELYFCRDLKGYGWCFLKDGFLNVGIGREGEKQLSAVRDEFTDYLDREGRVPKEILGKFKGHAYRLYGLQKRTIIDDSVLLVGDAIGMASPQSGEGIRPAIETGLIAADMIRDCQRDYSKARLGTYQEKVFDRFGEWSDHPEASFIPAAFRQFLGRRLMSTQWFTRMVLLDRWFLQQHLLPLVHG
- a CDS encoding FAD-dependent oxidoreductase; the protein is MQRRQFLQQCGIYGSGIFSLPFLQALQSQSCYASNPSELKADVVIIGAGLGGCAAAFAACRNGARVILTEPTDWIGGQISQQAVPPDEHKWIESFGRTESYAQLRTLIRDYYKQHYPLTSKARQVANLNPGNGSVSRICHEPKVGIAALQSMLAPAVSSGQLTLLLNTQPVSASQTGDRIETVTCQTLGSDKPVTLHARYFIDASEEGDLLPLTRTEYVLGAESQAETGEPHAPEKTNPANIQAMTHCFAIDHREGEDHTIERPAMYDFWKNHVPPLTPAWSGKILSLYYSHPRTLKPKELSFVPCGKETAPPKTKSLNLWLYRRMIDRNNFTPGSYASDITVINWPQNDYMLGNITDVAPAEREKHLNAAKQLSLSLLYWLQTEAPRPDGKQGWKGLRLRKDIVGTEDGLAKYPYIRESRRIKAELTIKEQDLTYTERLKELGKDHKPLLAKPFADSVGIGYYHLDLHPSTGGDNYIDMGSVPFQIPLGAMIPQRVENLIPACKNIGTTHISNGCYRLHPVEWSIGEAAGALCAHAISHKTTPRKIRNDQRQLQEFQTTLSKQGIELEWSKLS